A stretch of the Capsicum annuum cultivar UCD-10X-F1 chromosome 8, UCD10Xv1.1, whole genome shotgun sequence genome encodes the following:
- the LOC107839336 gene encoding protein TILLER ANGLE CONTROL 1: MKIFSCWVHRKLNQKDGLFDRNVKKNEVIISKDENIEDKQLLLRDDSMPHLLGNWKGGILTIGTFGFDDLQIKDQLSTGLVDDDVDDHEECEIIEVSDHEEQNSMMHAENGHEIISHDDEVPMANVITGDVVPAASRNDDDDESNKGSKKGRITLADLFSADQLSDEEKVQLPDLHDVTNINKKESKSPQVKNGVSFAKKFIPRVKEDSRLTLKLQKLMTRALKKKVHPDLENKNHKNSRAAAASTMLQLSRITSESVSLLQILETTA, encoded by the exons ATGAAG ATCTTCAGTTGTTGGGTTCACCGTAAACTTAATCAGAAAG ATGGATTGTTTGATCGTAATGTGAAGAAAAACGAGGTGATAATTAGCAAGGATGAGAACATTGAGGACAAACAACTTCTTCTTCGAGATGACTCTATGCCACATTTGTTGGGCAACTGGAAAGGAGGAATCCTTACAATCGGTACATTTGGATTCGATGATCTGCAAATAAAAGATCAATTAAGTACTGGCCTAGTCGACGACGACGTTGATGATCATGAAGAATGTGAAATAATTGAAGTCAGTGATCATGAAGAACAGAACTCAATGATGCACGCAGAAAATGGACATGAAATAATTAGTCATGATGATGAGGTACCAATGGCAAATGTGATCACGGGCGACGTCGTCCCTGCTGCTAGTAGAAATGATGACGATGATGAGTCAAACAAGGGCAGCAAGAAGGGAAGGATCACACTGGCAGATTTATTCTCAGCTGATCAGCTTTCTGATGAGGAGAAAGTTCAGCTGCCGGACTTGCATGACGTGACGAATATTAATAAGAAAGAGTCGAAGTCACCTCAAGTGAAAAATGGAGTTTCCTTTGCTAAGAAGTTTATTCCTCGTGTCAAGGAGGATTCTCGTCTCACCCTCAAACTACAAAAG TTGATGACAAGGGCGTTGAAAAAGAAGGTCCATCCAGACCTGGAAAACAAGAATCATAAGAACAGTAGGGCGGCAGCAGCTTCAACTATGCTCCAGCTTTCCCGTATCACTTCCGAATCTGTTTCGCTTCTGCAAATTCTAG AAACCACTGCCTAA